From a single Microbacterium murale genomic region:
- a CDS encoding carbohydrate ABC transporter permease: MSADRGILSPADWRRPRVRIATRATHVILLVSLFVVGLGPILWLAKSAITPTQDTLRTPLSLWPNGMDWENLITAWTRVEIDKFFLNTVLIAAGVWAVQVLVATTAGYALSVLRPRYGKVVVALVLATLFVPSIVLLVPLYLTIVDPPLLGQSLINTFWAVWLPAGANAFNVLLVMRFFDSLPREVFEAARMDGAGNYRLFWSVVLPMSKPIIGVVSVFAVIGAWKDFLWPMLVLPDPAIQPLSVRLPALQQFIELDVFLAALAISTIIPIALFLVFQRLFLNGVGMGGAVKG, encoded by the coding sequence ATGAGCGCCGACCGTGGCATCCTCTCGCCCGCCGACTGGCGGCGTCCACGCGTCCGCATCGCAACCCGCGCTACGCACGTCATCCTGCTGGTGTCGCTCTTCGTCGTGGGCCTCGGCCCCATCCTGTGGCTGGCCAAGTCGGCGATCACGCCGACGCAGGACACGCTGCGCACTCCTCTCTCGCTGTGGCCGAACGGCATGGACTGGGAGAACCTCATCACGGCGTGGACCCGCGTGGAGATCGACAAGTTCTTTCTGAATACCGTGCTCATCGCGGCCGGTGTCTGGGCCGTGCAGGTGCTCGTCGCCACGACCGCGGGGTACGCGCTGTCGGTGCTGCGTCCTCGTTACGGGAAGGTCGTCGTCGCCCTCGTGCTCGCCACGCTCTTCGTGCCCAGCATCGTGCTGCTCGTGCCGCTGTACCTCACCATCGTCGACCCGCCGTTGCTCGGGCAGTCCCTGATCAACACGTTCTGGGCGGTGTGGCTGCCGGCGGGGGCGAACGCCTTCAACGTGCTGCTCGTGATGAGGTTCTTCGACTCGCTCCCGCGAGAGGTGTTCGAAGCGGCGCGCATGGATGGCGCAGGCAACTACCGGCTGTTCTGGTCCGTCGTGCTGCCGATGTCGAAGCCGATCATCGGTGTGGTGTCCGTGTTCGCGGTGATCGGCGCGTGGAAGGACTTCCTCTGGCCGATGCTGGTGCTGCCCGACCCCGCGATCCAGCCGCTGTCCGTCCGCTTACCCGCGCTCCAGCAGTTCATCGAACTGGACGTCTTCCTCGCCGCTCTCGCGATCTCGACCATCATCCCGATCGCGCTCTTCCTCGTCTTCCAACGCCTGTTCCTGAACGGTGTCGGCATGGGGGGCGCGGTGAAGGGGTGA
- a CDS encoding LacI family DNA-binding transcriptional regulator yields MPVSIRDVALRAGVSVGTVSNVLNRPEEVSADSVQRVSQAIEELGYVRNDAARKLRAGISTTVGFVVLDGQNPFYNDVVRGAEDEATRHGIAILYGNTDEDPSREKIYLDLFREQQVRGLLIAPYGDVMTQLRSFRSSGIATVLVDRFSADSDFSSVSVDSVAGGRLAVEHLIETGRRRIAFVGGPFDMRQVTDRLAGARAAAENAATRVDLEVIATAAMTVEEGAAAGNRILARPRREWPDALFASNDLLALGLLQSLVSGGRMLVPNEIAIIGFDDIPFAAAAAVPLSSIRQPSRMIGRTALRIVLEEAADVASIPRQTVFPPELVIRRSTTG; encoded by the coding sequence GTGCCCGTGAGCATCCGTGATGTCGCGCTGCGCGCCGGCGTCTCCGTCGGCACGGTCTCCAACGTCCTCAACCGTCCCGAAGAGGTCTCCGCCGATTCGGTGCAGCGGGTGAGTCAGGCGATCGAAGAGCTCGGGTACGTACGCAACGATGCCGCCCGCAAACTGCGCGCCGGCATCAGCACGACAGTGGGATTCGTCGTCCTCGACGGACAGAACCCGTTCTACAACGACGTGGTTCGCGGTGCAGAGGACGAGGCCACCCGCCACGGCATCGCGATCCTGTACGGCAACACCGATGAAGACCCCTCACGCGAGAAGATCTACCTCGATCTGTTCCGGGAGCAGCAGGTTCGTGGACTGCTCATCGCGCCCTACGGCGACGTGATGACGCAGCTGCGCAGCTTCCGCTCCTCGGGCATCGCCACCGTGCTCGTCGACCGTTTCAGCGCCGACAGCGACTTCTCGTCGGTGTCCGTCGACAGTGTCGCCGGAGGTCGCCTAGCGGTCGAACACCTGATCGAGACCGGCCGGCGGCGCATCGCCTTCGTCGGCGGCCCTTTCGACATGCGGCAGGTCACCGACCGACTCGCCGGCGCCAGAGCAGCCGCCGAGAATGCGGCCACCCGCGTCGACCTCGAAGTGATCGCCACCGCAGCGATGACGGTCGAGGAGGGTGCGGCGGCGGGCAATCGCATCCTCGCGCGACCACGCCGTGAATGGCCGGATGCCCTGTTCGCCTCGAATGATCTGCTCGCCCTCGGGCTGCTGCAGTCGCTCGTCTCGGGAGGGCGGATGCTGGTGCCGAACGAGATCGCGATCATCGGATTCGACGACATCCCCTTCGCCGCCGCAGCCGCAGTGCCGCTGTCGTCGATCCGTCAGCCCAGCCGGATGATCGGACGCACAGCGCTGCGGATCGTGCTGGAAGAGGCGGCCGATGTCGCCAGCATCCCCCGTCAGACGGTGTTCCCGCCGGAACTCGTGATCCGTCGCTCGACGACCGGCTGA
- a CDS encoding ABC transporter substrate-binding protein encodes MTSRIKRIALSGAAVLSTAALLAGCAGGTGDDGAADGPVTIQVAIDAGLEPEARETFDARAAEFEEENPDITIEAQEYTWTGTTFSAELAGGTLPDVFPIPFTDGRGLIERKQIADISGLVADLPYADKFNPNVAQAGQDADGNMWAVPISAYGQGLHYNRTLFEAAGLDPDKPPTTWDEVREYAKQIADATGEAGYATMTSANTGGWILATAVNAFGGRTENDDSTAPTIDSDAVVEALEYLHELRWDDNSMGANFLYDWGTINQDFAAGRIGMYISGGGNYPNLVTQNALNPDDYGLTVLPLQGDDPGVLGGGTLAAVNPKATAAEQAASVKWIDFYYMGKITNEDAAKASAKLSASLDQPVGAPELPVFDQELFDQNREWISEYINVPVEQMTPYTDQIGEQQILPEPRVSTQEVYALLDTVVQAVLTDENADIKALLADVQAQADAIYQAAE; translated from the coding sequence ATGACGTCACGCATCAAGCGGATCGCCCTCTCCGGCGCCGCCGTGCTCTCCACCGCAGCACTGCTCGCCGGCTGCGCCGGTGGCACCGGCGACGATGGCGCAGCCGACGGGCCGGTGACCATCCAGGTCGCCATCGATGCCGGCCTCGAGCCGGAGGCTCGCGAGACCTTCGACGCGCGGGCCGCCGAGTTCGAGGAGGAGAACCCCGACATCACGATCGAGGCGCAGGAGTACACCTGGACCGGCACCACCTTCTCCGCCGAACTCGCCGGAGGCACCCTGCCGGACGTCTTCCCCATCCCGTTCACCGACGGTCGCGGCCTCATCGAACGCAAGCAGATCGCCGATATCAGCGGTCTCGTCGCAGATCTGCCGTACGCCGACAAGTTCAACCCGAATGTCGCTCAGGCCGGGCAGGACGCGGACGGCAACATGTGGGCAGTGCCCATCTCGGCGTACGGTCAGGGGCTGCACTACAACCGCACGCTGTTCGAGGCAGCAGGGCTCGACCCGGACAAGCCTCCGACGACGTGGGATGAAGTCCGTGAGTACGCCAAGCAGATCGCGGATGCCACCGGCGAGGCCGGCTACGCCACGATGACTTCGGCGAACACAGGCGGGTGGATCCTCGCCACTGCAGTGAACGCGTTCGGCGGGCGCACCGAGAACGACGACAGCACTGCTCCCACCATCGATTCCGATGCAGTCGTCGAGGCGCTGGAATATCTGCACGAGCTCCGCTGGGACGACAACTCGATGGGGGCGAATTTCCTCTACGACTGGGGCACCATCAACCAGGATTTCGCCGCAGGGCGGATCGGCATGTACATCTCGGGTGGTGGGAACTACCCGAACCTGGTCACGCAGAACGCGCTGAACCCGGATGACTATGGCCTCACCGTCCTGCCGCTGCAGGGTGATGACCCCGGAGTGCTCGGCGGCGGAACACTCGCGGCAGTGAACCCGAAGGCGACTGCGGCCGAGCAGGCGGCGTCGGTGAAGTGGATCGACTTCTACTACATGGGCAAGATCACGAATGAAGATGCCGCGAAGGCGTCCGCGAAACTCTCGGCGTCCCTCGATCAGCCGGTCGGCGCACCGGAACTACCGGTGTTCGATCAGGAGCTGTTCGATCAGAACCGTGAGTGGATCTCGGAGTACATCAACGTCCCAGTCGAGCAGATGACTCCGTACACGGATCAGATCGGCGAGCAGCAGATCCTCCCAGAGCCTCGGGTCTCCACGCAGGAGGTGTACGCGCTGCTCGACACGGTCGTCCAGGCAGTACTCACCGATGAGAACGCCGACATCAAGGCGCTTCTCGCCGATGTGCAGGCACAGGCCGACGCCATCTACCAAGCGGCGGAGTGA
- a CDS encoding carbohydrate ABC transporter permease — MTQISPVTAPPHTPEAAPSIVRTVDSRRTGPLRRVGEWFRGGGVSTFVFLLPLLFSFIFFSWKPIVDSAIMAFQTTNLISAPEFVWFDNFSRVLQDPLLGTAVVNTLYFAVLALLLGYPIPLVVAVLMSEVRRRRGLYSALAYLPVVVPPVVSALLWKFFYDASPTGVFNTILSWFGGGPLPWLQDQASAMPSLVLFATWSAAGGTIIIYLAAIVGVAPELYDAAEVDGAGVWRKVWHVTMPQLRGVLLVTFILQIIGTAQVFLEPFLFTGGGPANSTMTVLLLIYKYAFQNSLGGDYGAATALSLMLAIVLAVFSMIYFRLTRSWSTS; from the coding sequence ATGACGCAGATCTCTCCCGTGACTGCACCACCCCACACACCCGAGGCGGCGCCGAGCATCGTCCGTACCGTGGACAGTCGCCGCACCGGCCCGCTCCGGCGGGTCGGAGAGTGGTTCCGCGGCGGAGGGGTGAGCACCTTCGTCTTCCTGCTGCCTCTGCTGTTCAGTTTCATCTTCTTCTCGTGGAAGCCGATCGTCGACTCCGCGATCATGGCGTTCCAGACGACGAACCTGATCAGCGCTCCCGAATTCGTCTGGTTCGACAACTTCAGTCGAGTGCTGCAGGACCCACTGCTCGGAACTGCGGTGGTCAACACCCTCTACTTCGCCGTCTTAGCGCTGCTGCTCGGCTATCCCATCCCGCTCGTCGTCGCCGTACTGATGAGTGAGGTGCGGCGTCGTCGCGGTCTCTACAGCGCACTGGCCTACCTGCCGGTCGTCGTGCCCCCGGTCGTGTCGGCACTGCTGTGGAAGTTCTTCTACGACGCATCGCCCACCGGGGTGTTCAACACGATCCTCAGTTGGTTCGGGGGCGGGCCGCTGCCGTGGCTGCAGGATCAGGCCAGTGCGATGCCGTCCCTCGTGCTGTTCGCCACGTGGTCCGCTGCGGGAGGAACGATCATCATCTACCTCGCCGCGATCGTCGGCGTGGCCCCCGAGCTGTACGACGCGGCCGAGGTCGACGGCGCCGGCGTCTGGCGGAAGGTGTGGCACGTGACGATGCCGCAGTTGCGCGGTGTGCTGCTCGTGACCTTCATCCTGCAGATCATCGGTACGGCGCAGGTCTTCCTCGAACCCTTCCTGTTCACGGGTGGCGGACCGGCGAACTCGACGATGACCGTGCTGCTGCTCATCTACAAGTACGCCTTCCAGAACAGCCTCGGCGGCGACTACGGTGCAGCGACAGCACTGAGTCTCATGCTCGCGATCGTCCTCGCCGTCTTCTCGATGATCTACTTCCGTCTCACACGCAGTTGGAGCACCTCATGA